The genomic segment TATCGTGCCGTTCCGCACCACCGGTCTCGGCATGGAAGGCGTGGACCTGTCCGCCGCCGGCGCGCTGCCGGGCGAGCAGCCACGGGTGCAGGTGCCGGTGATCATCGAAGACGGGACCGCGCCGGCGCGGCTGGGCCTGGTCGAGGCGGAAGTCGCCATCGCACAGAACCATCCGAGCCCGCAGCCGGATGTCTCGTTGTACTGGGACCACATCAGCGAAGGCTTCGTCGACGCCAGTGGGCGCCTGCGCGCGCTGGATGCGAAGGGCGAGCTGATGCCGTTGCTGGCGGGGTTCGAAGGGTGCCAGGTGCGGGATGTGCGGCGGCCGACCATGGCCTATGCCGAGCTCGGGCGGATGCTCTGGCATCCGGCGTCCCTGCACAACGAAGCCCAGGCAGTCGAACGTGCCGTCGACCTGCTGGTAAGGAACGCGGCGGTATCACCGGCTGCACCTTCGGACCTGCATACCGTGCGCGGCGAGGTGGATGACCTGCGCTACGGAGACATTCCGATCTTCGCATCGCTGCTGGATGCGCCACGCATCCATTCGATCGTTGCCAACTGGCGCGCGATGCGCATCGATCTGGAAGACGTGACCATCCGCAGCACGCTGGTGGCCACCGACCTGAACCAGCATGCGCTGGCACGTGCAGAGGCCCGCTCCGGCTACAGCTACGCGGCACGGCAGCCGCATGCCGACGCGCTGGAGGCGCGTCGACGCGCACTCGCAGCGCGGGCGGTGGAGAACCTGCTGCGGCTGGCCGTGCACGGCGAGGACGGTTCGATGACCTGGATCACCCCCGAGGTGACCCGTAGCGGCTGGACGGTTCAACCGGTGCAGCCCGACCTGTACTTCGGCCTGGGGGGCATTGCCTTCGCGCTGGCGGCTTACCGCCGTGAAGCAGAGCAGGGGCGTGCAGATCCGGTGGCCGGCCTGGAGCCAGCCATCGACGGCGCCATCGCAGTGTTCCAGACCATGTGCGAGCGCCATCCCGCCGAGATCGATGGTGGATTCGTCGGCACCGGTTCGCAGATCTGGACCCTGCTGGCGTTGCACGATCTGTTGCAGCGGCCGGCACTGCTGGCGTTGGCAGAGCACTGCGCGGAAGCCGCCGAACGCCGTGGTTTCCAGGGGCCGGTGAAGTTCGAACTGATTGATGGCGTGTCCGGCATGATCCTGCCGCTGCTGGCGCTGGCCGAGGCCACTGGCAGCGCGCGCTGGCTGGATCTGGCGGCCGCAGCGGGACGACGGATGCAGGATGCGGCGATCGTCGATGCTGACGGTGCGCGCTGGCCGACGCCGCAGTTCCGGGAGCCGATCGGTGGCTTTGGCCATGGTGCGATGGGCATGGGGTGGGCGCTGGCACGGCTGGCACGTTCGCAGGCGGGCAGTGCGGCAGAGCGCGCCGCCTGGCGGCAACTGGCAGAAGAGGCCTTCGCGTTCCAGGCGGCATTGTTCGAGCCGCATACCGGGCACTGGCGCGACATCCATCTGCAGGACGGGCAGAAGAACTTCCCCACCTGGTGCCATGGCAGCGTCGGCATCGGACTGGCGGCCGCCGACCTGTATGCGCGTACCGGCGACCCGGCGCAGTTGCGCGACATGCGCCGGGCGGTGGCCGATGCACGCGGCAAATGGGGTTTCAGCCATACCCTGTGCCACGGCGACGTGTCGACCCGCGAGCTGCTGGTGCTGGCCGCCGCGCTGGACCCGGAGGGCTGCCCCTATGCGCGGGATGATGCAGCCATCGAGATCGTGTCTTCGATCGAGGAGCACCAGGGCATGGTCGGCGGGTTGACCCGTGCGGCCTTCACCCCGGGCCTGATGATCGGGCTGGCCGGCGCGATCTATGGATTCCTGCGCATGCATCCGGCCTGCGTGCTGCCGTCGCCGCTGCTGCAGGAGACGGCGTCGGCGCGGGCGGGCGCAATGGAGCCACGATTCAGCAGCGGGCAGGCCGTGCCGGCGGCGCTGGCGGAGGCCTGAGCCGGGAACGTCCCGCGGCGGTCAACGGGTCGGGTCGCGTTCCGGGCTCGGCCGCTTGGCCAGCTTGCGCTGCAGCGAGCGCCGGTGCATGCCGAGCAGGCGCGCGGCTGCCGAGACATTGCCACCGGTCTCGTGCATCGCCTGCTGGATGTGTTCCCACTGCAGGCGGCTGATCGGCGTCATCGCGTCGGGCACTTCCATTTCGCCATCGTCGGCCGGGCCGTCGTCTTCCTCGCCCAATGCGCGCAGGATCATCGGTACGGTCGCCGGCTTGGGCAGGTAG from the Stenotrophomonas maltophilia genome contains:
- a CDS encoding type 2 lanthipeptide synthetase LanM family protein, with translation MTASPAAAAFARITEHFLADARAALAAGLHDPVLDLRPDERALLHEQGDAALREHAQLKLNRVLLLELHAAARGGDIGPLDSAGALDEFMALATSEGFQEHLQRRYPVLLPRLSRMLEGQCAAVVELAARIGSDRALLTELLDRPAGALRAVSLGRGDLHGGGRTVARLQFDGGTLMYKPRSLRIDATLDGLLAAVFGEGADRVRVPRVVDRGSHGWAAFAAHRYCSGDEELRAYYRGLGHWLAILRLVGGTDIHLENLIAVGPVPVVVDAESVFSRVIDVEPSGLGDAYDTAVKLMRNSVLRTGIVPFRTTGLGMEGVDLSAAGALPGEQPRVQVPVIIEDGTAPARLGLVEAEVAIAQNHPSPQPDVSLYWDHISEGFVDASGRLRALDAKGELMPLLAGFEGCQVRDVRRPTMAYAELGRMLWHPASLHNEAQAVERAVDLLVRNAAVSPAAPSDLHTVRGEVDDLRYGDIPIFASLLDAPRIHSIVANWRAMRIDLEDVTIRSTLVATDLNQHALARAEARSGYSYAARQPHADALEARRRALAARAVENLLRLAVHGEDGSMTWITPEVTRSGWTVQPVQPDLYFGLGGIAFALAAYRREAEQGRADPVAGLEPAIDGAIAVFQTMCERHPAEIDGGFVGTGSQIWTLLALHDLLQRPALLALAEHCAEAAERRGFQGPVKFELIDGVSGMILPLLALAEATGSARWLDLAAAAGRRMQDAAIVDADGARWPTPQFREPIGGFGHGAMGMGWALARLARSQAGSAAERAAWRQLAEEAFAFQAALFEPHTGHWRDIHLQDGQKNFPTWCHGSVGIGLAAADLYARTGDPAQLRDMRRAVADARGKWGFSHTLCHGDVSTRELLVLAAALDPEGCPYARDDAAIEIVSSIEEHQGMVGGLTRAAFTPGLMIGLAGAIYGFLRMHPACVLPSPLLQETASARAGAMEPRFSSGQAVPAALAEA